The Cylindrospermum stagnale PCC 7417 genome segment AGGTGCAACTCTCATTGGTGCAATTGTGATTGCCTTTAATATTGCACCAACCGATGAAGTTCCTATGTTAGCAGCTGCAATTTCACCCCCTTGGTTATTGGCGTTAATGGCTGCATCTTTAGTGATTTCCTACGCTATTGTCTTTCAAGCTGGTTTTTCAGACCAACAAAAACGCAGACAGCAAAAGGGGATTTTTCAGCGTCCATTAAGTGAAACTACCATATCTTATTTAGTATCTTTGCTAGCAAGTGTAGTAATGCTGTTTTTTTTCCAAAAATTAACTTTTGCAGACCCATGGATGATGTGGTTAGAACATACTTTAGTATTGGGATTACCTGCAACTATTGGCGGCGCGGCGGGTAGGTTAGCAATATGATGGAAACAGAACCAGAAGCAGAACGTTCTCTAGCTGAGTGGATAACATTCGGGATTGCTTTATCTATTCTCGCAGTCGTGATTAGCTTAGTAGGGTATATGTGGCTAAATGAAAAAAATCAACCTCCTATTTTGTCGGTGCATAAAAAACAAATAATTCGAGAAATTGATGGTAATTTTTATGTTCCCTTTGAAATAGTTAATACTGGTGGTGAAACTGCTGAATCAGTGCAAATTATTGCTGAGTTACAAATTGCTGATAAAGTTGTTGAAACAGGAGAGCAACAAATTGATTTTTTGTCTGATGGCGAAAAGGAAGAAGGAGCATTTATATTTAGCCAAAATCCGCGTCAGGGGCTATTAACTGTGCGGGTTGCTAGCTATAAGTTGCCGTAATCCAATTGAAAAGCACAGA includes the following:
- a CDS encoding TIGR02588 family protein, with the translated sequence MMETEPEAERSLAEWITFGIALSILAVVISLVGYMWLNEKNQPPILSVHKKQIIREIDGNFYVPFEIVNTGGETAESVQIIAELQIADKVVETGEQQIDFLSDGEKEEGAFIFSQNPRQGLLTVRVASYKLP